A region from the Candidatus Tenderia electrophaga genome encodes:
- a CDS encoding patatin, with translation MGSALETKPRIGLALGSGSSRGWAHIGVIKALARHGIEPDVVTGCSIGALVGAAYVTDHLDKLERWVCSLDRLDVARFFEISTSFSGFVNKDKFHKFLNQHVCRDDTQIESLDKAFAVVATDLASGTEVWFSRGALIEAVWASISLPGLFPAIRHKNRWLVDGGLVNPVPISTCRSLGADVVIAVNLNGDIAGKHFKKMAPKVEKVERTETEIPADEGWIDTLTRTVREYSMSLFTNHKDGREEAPDLFDAIAGSINITQDRITRFRIASDPPDILITPRLMHISLLEFHRAKEAIEAGEAMIETMLPEIQDVVSSV, from the coding sequence ATGGGCAGCGCCCTGGAAACCAAACCCCGTATCGGACTGGCGCTGGGCAGCGGCTCGTCGCGCGGCTGGGCCCACATCGGTGTCATCAAGGCCTTGGCCAGGCACGGCATCGAGCCGGATGTAGTCACCGGCTGTTCTATCGGCGCCCTGGTGGGCGCGGCCTATGTCACCGATCATCTGGATAAGCTGGAGCGCTGGGTGTGCTCCCTGGACCGTCTCGACGTGGCCCGGTTCTTCGAAATCTCAACGAGTTTCAGCGGCTTCGTCAATAAGGACAAGTTCCACAAGTTTTTGAACCAACACGTGTGCCGGGACGACACCCAGATCGAGTCCCTCGACAAGGCGTTTGCGGTGGTGGCCACCGACTTGGCCAGCGGCACCGAAGTGTGGTTTTCCAGGGGTGCCTTGATCGAAGCGGTGTGGGCGTCCATCTCTCTGCCCGGACTGTTTCCGGCCATCCGTCACAAGAATCGCTGGCTGGTGGATGGTGGCCTGGTCAATCCGGTGCCCATCTCCACCTGCCGTTCCCTGGGGGCCGATGTGGTCATCGCGGTCAATCTCAACGGCGATATTGCCGGTAAACATTTTAAGAAAATGGCGCCCAAGGTCGAGAAGGTGGAACGTACGGAGACCGAAATTCCCGCGGACGAGGGTTGGATAGACACCCTGACCCGTACAGTGCGTGAATACTCGATGAGTCTATTCACCAATCATAAGGATGGGCGTGAGGAGGCCCCGGACCTGTTCGATGCCATTGCCGGCTCGATCAATATCACCCAGGATCGTATTACCCGCTTTCGCATTGCCTCCGACCCGCCCGACATCCTGATTACGCCCCGATTGATGCATATCAGTTTGCTGGAGTTTCATCGTGCCAAAGAGGCCATCGAGGCGGGCGAGGCGATGATCGAAACGATGTTGCCCGAGATACAGGATGTGGTGTCATCCGTGTAG